One window from the genome of Pungitius pungitius chromosome 14, fPunPun2.1, whole genome shotgun sequence encodes:
- the ythdf2 gene encoding YTH domain-containing family protein 2, giving the protein MSASSLLDQRPKGQANKVQNGAVTQKDTLNDDEFEPYLNTQARQSNAYTAMSDSYMPSYYSPSIGFSYSLNEAAWSTGGDPPMPYLASYGQLSNGEPHYLPDAMFGQPGPLGNNPFLGQHGFNFFPSGIDFSAWGNSSSQGQSGTPQSSGYSSSYAYAPSSLGGAMIDGQSPFAPAANEPLNKAPGMNSLDQGMAGLKIGGAAPGGNGDMAPKVVGSGLPGGGPHGSVTSVGPPSMPPVSIAPAKPASWADIASKPAKPQPKLKTKSGMAGANLPPPPIKHNMDIGTWDNKGTMPKAATPQQVPPIPSNGQPPNQASPLLGTTAVGNPQMPLSNGQLGTPVSQMGQHQLLPGGQPGMGQMPPLSQGPPPSQQQPSQPTRWVPPRNRANGFGDGSGSGTGQSPPTLSGVGVVPGVPSEPHPVLEKLRMVNNYNPKDFDWNPKQGRVFIIKSYSEDDIHRSIKYNIWCSTEHGNKRLDAAYRSLGAKGPLYLLFSVNGSGHFCGVAEMRSPVDYNTSAGVWSQDKWKGRFDVRWIFVKDVPNSQLRHIRLENNENKPVTNSRDTQEVPLDKARQVLKIIAGYKHTTSIFDDFSHYEKRQEEEECVKKVEVQGTEPFPSNPINRSHYRLQERQGRVK; this is encoded by the exons ATGTCAGCCAGCAGCCTTCTTGACCAG AGACCGAAAGGCCAAGCTAATAAAG TGCAAAACGGAGCTGTGACCCAAAAGGATACTTTGAATGACGATGAGTTTGAGCCTTACCTGAATACTCAGGCCAGACAG AGCAATGCCTATACGGCCATGTCGGACTCATACATGCCCAGCTACTACAGCCCCTCCATAGGATTTTCCTACTCCTTGAATGAGGCAGCATGGTCCACAGGTGGGGACCCTCCTATGCCTTACCTGGCCTCCTATGGACAGCTGAGCAATGGGGAGCCCCACTACCTTCCGGACGCTATGTTTGGCCAGCCGGGCCCCCTGGGGAACAATCCATTCCTGGGCCAGCACGGTTTCAACTTCTTTCCCAGTGGCATCGACTTCTCTGCATGGGGCAACAGCAGCTCTCAGGGACAGTCGGGTACACCGCAGAGCTCTGGCTATAGCAGCAGCTATGCCTACGCTCCTAGCTCGCTTGGGGGGGCCATGATCGATGGACAGTCGCCGTTTGCACCTGCTGCAAACGAGCCGCTGAACAAGGCACCTGGTATGAACAGCCTTGACCAGGGCATGGCAGGGCTCAAGATTGGCGGTGCCGCTCCCGGTGGTAATGGTGACATGGCTCCTAAGGTGGTTGGCTCTGGCTTACCTGGTGGGGGTCCCCATGGCTCGGTTACATCTGTAGGACCTCCAAGCATGCCTCCCGTCTCAATTGCCCCTGCCAAGCCTGCCTCCTGGGCCGATATTGCCAGCAAGCCAGCCAAGCCTCAACCCAAGCTGAAAACGAAGAGTGGCATGGCCGGTGCCAATTTGCCACCTCCGCCCATTAAACACAACATGGACATCGGCACTTGGGACAACAAGGGCACCATGCCTAAAGCTGCCACCCCTCAGCAGGTGCCTCCTATTCCCAGCAATGGGCAGCCACCCAACCAGGCTTCGCCACTGCTGGGAACCACTGCTGTAGGGAACCCACAAATGCCCCTCAGCAATGGACAGCTGGGGACTCCGGTTTCCCAGATGGGGCAGCATCAGCTTCTACCCGGTGGGCAACCAGGTATGGGTCAGATGCCTCCTCTCTCCCAGGGTCCTCCTCCAAGCCAACAGCAACCTTCTCAACCTACTCGTTGGGTCCCTCCGCGTAATCGTGCTAATGGATTTGGGGATGGCAGCGGGAGTGGTACGGGCCAGTCACCTCCGACTTTATCTGGTGTGGGTGTGGTTCCGGGAGTCCCCTCCGAGCCTCACCCAGTCCTAGAGAAGTTGCGCATGGTCAACAACTATAACCCCAAGGACTTTGACTGGAACCCCAAGCAGGGCAGGGTGTTCATCATCAAGAGCTACTCCGAGGATGACATCCACCGCTCCATCAAGTACAACATCTGGTGCAGTACGGAGCACGGCAACAAGAGGCTCGACGCGGCGTACCGTTCGTTGGGCGCCAAAGGGCCGCTGTATCTTCTGTTCAGTGTCAACGGGAGCGGTCACTTCTGTGGCGTAGCGGAGATGCGCTCGCCCGTGGACTACAACACGTCTGCTGGCGTGTGGTCGCAGGACAAGTGGAAGGGTCGTTTTGATGTGCGTTGGATCTTTGTTAAGGACGTTCCCAACAGTCAGCTACGGCACATTCGGCTGGAGAACAACGAAAACAAGCCAGTGACCAACTCTCGGGACACACAGGAGGTACCGCTGGACAAGGCCAGGCAGGTGCTGAAGATCATCGCTGGATATAAACACACCACGTCCATCTTCGATGACTTTTCTCACTACGAGAAGcgtcaggaggaggaagagtgtgTGAAAAAG GTGGAGGTCCAAGGCACTGAGCCATTTCCCAGCAACCCCATCAACAGGAGTCATTACAGGCTTCAG gaGCGCCAAGGACGGGTCAAGTAA